In the genome of Kitasatospora cathayae, one region contains:
- a CDS encoding C40 family peptidase — MGGAAQRTETSGVRPWVRAALRCGAVLAAAALALPAATQAAYAAPDPGTGAAVAPGADPLAAAKATLGPLLDQLHGLYQSAEAATEQYNGAVAKVTEQQAALTDLQGRLDRQQKQVDTGTDIAAQLAAAQYRNGAASAYAELLLSKDPYEAVTIAELLKAASRSQSEFLDKLKADREALDGLKKQTEEALKTSQALVAQQDAAKAKVAADLASVEQLVSSLTGAQRSELEQLEKAKADEAQLAFLASGALGKGERTPSLAGRASVAFALAQLGKPYLWGGIGPDSYDCSGLTSQAWLHAGKPIPRTSQEQWAQLQHVPLNQLRPGDLVVYFQDASHVAMYIGGGLIVQAPRPGAFIKVSPIGSMPILGAVRPDPDGAADDVGGAWKVPDLPKGWDTVTPIAPSPAPTPPANQQPTGNPSTPSTPPTPSGTPSGTGTPSNPGTPSGTGTPSGTGTPTDKPTGTPTQTPTGTPTGTGTQTPTGTPTGTGTPSTTGSSSASAPGSPTATLPLGGLLH; from the coding sequence ATGGGCGGGGCTGCACAGCGCACGGAGACGTCGGGCGTACGCCCCTGGGTGCGGGCCGCCCTGAGGTGCGGAGCCGTCCTCGCGGCCGCCGCACTCGCCCTGCCGGCGGCCACCCAGGCCGCCTACGCCGCACCCGACCCCGGAACCGGCGCCGCGGTCGCCCCCGGCGCGGACCCGCTGGCCGCCGCCAAGGCCACCCTCGGACCGCTGCTCGACCAGCTGCACGGGCTCTACCAGAGCGCCGAGGCCGCCACCGAGCAGTACAACGGCGCGGTCGCCAAGGTGACCGAACAGCAGGCCGCGCTCACCGACCTCCAGGGCAGACTCGACCGGCAGCAGAAGCAGGTCGACACCGGGACGGACATCGCCGCCCAGCTCGCCGCCGCCCAGTACCGCAACGGCGCCGCCTCCGCGTACGCCGAACTGCTGCTCTCCAAGGACCCGTACGAGGCCGTCACCATCGCCGAACTGCTGAAGGCGGCGAGCCGCTCCCAGTCCGAGTTCCTGGACAAGCTGAAGGCCGACCGGGAGGCGCTCGACGGGCTGAAGAAGCAGACCGAGGAGGCGCTCAAGACCTCCCAGGCGCTGGTCGCCCAGCAGGACGCCGCCAAGGCCAAGGTCGCCGCCGACCTCGCCTCGGTCGAACAGCTGGTCTCCTCGCTCACCGGCGCACAGCGGTCCGAGCTGGAGCAGCTCGAGAAGGCCAAGGCCGACGAGGCCCAGCTCGCCTTCCTCGCCTCCGGCGCCCTCGGCAAGGGCGAGCGCACCCCCTCACTGGCCGGGCGCGCGTCGGTGGCCTTCGCGCTGGCGCAGCTGGGGAAGCCGTACCTGTGGGGCGGCATCGGCCCCGACTCCTACGACTGCTCCGGCCTCACCTCGCAGGCCTGGCTGCACGCCGGCAAGCCGATCCCGCGCACCAGCCAGGAGCAGTGGGCACAGCTGCAGCACGTCCCGCTGAACCAGCTGCGGCCGGGCGACCTGGTGGTCTACTTCCAGGACGCCTCGCACGTCGCGATGTACATCGGCGGCGGGCTGATCGTCCAGGCCCCGCGGCCCGGCGCCTTCATCAAGGTGTCGCCGATCGGCTCGATGCCGATCCTCGGGGCCGTCCGGCCCGACCCGGACGGCGCGGCGGACGACGTCGGCGGCGCCTGGAAGGTGCCGGACCTGCCGAAGGGCTGGGACACCGTCACCCCGATCGCCCCCAGCCCGGCCCCGACCCCGCCGGCCAACCAGCAGCCGACCGGCAACCCGAGCACGCCGAGCACGCCGCCGACCCCGAGCGGTACGCCGTCCGGCACCGGCACGCCGAGCAACCCGGGCACCCCGTCCGGCACGGGCACTCCGTCGGGCACGGGCACTCCGACGGACAAGCCCACCGGTACGCCGACCCAGACCCCGACGGGCACGCCGACGGGCACCGGGACCCAGACCCCGACCGGCACGCCTACGGGCACCGGCACCCCGAGCACCACGGGCTCGTCCAGCGCCTCCGCGCCCGGCAGCCCCACGGCGACGCTGCCGCTGGGTGGACTGCTGCACTGA
- a CDS encoding inorganic phosphate transporter codes for MEHISFLVAVVIITALAFDFTNGFHDTANASATAIATGALRPKVAVTIAALLNFAGAFLSVKVATTISGGIVNEKAGVHPEIIFAALAGAILWNLLTWLRGLPSSSSHALYGGLIGATIVGVGMNGVNFDTVITKIIIPAVASPFVAGLASWGATKLAYAITRKGDSAVTDKGFKTGQIFSSSLISLAHGTNDAQKTMGIITLTLVSVGALPHGALPPTWVIVSAGGAIALGTYMGGWRIIRSMGRGLADIKPLQGFASESAVSTVILTSSHMGFGLSTTQVCTGGIMGAGLGGPKPELRWSLVRRMVYTWGLTLPAAGLVSGGAAVLARQGTWGVALVGAALVAGSAAMWMLSRRERVGADNVNDVAEVTPIEVTPVEVATASPANAAPTPASTTVAA; via the coding sequence ATGGAACACATCTCGTTCCTGGTGGCCGTTGTGATCATCACGGCGCTCGCCTTCGACTTCACCAACGGGTTCCACGACACCGCCAACGCGTCCGCCACCGCGATCGCGACCGGGGCCCTTCGTCCGAAGGTCGCGGTCACCATCGCGGCCCTGCTCAACTTCGCGGGCGCGTTCCTGTCCGTGAAGGTCGCCACCACCATCTCCGGCGGCATCGTCAACGAGAAGGCCGGGGTCCACCCCGAGATCATCTTCGCCGCACTGGCCGGCGCGATCCTGTGGAACCTGCTGACCTGGCTGCGCGGCCTGCCGTCCAGCTCCTCGCACGCCCTGTACGGCGGCCTGATCGGCGCCACGATCGTCGGCGTCGGCATGAACGGCGTCAACTTCGACACCGTGATCACCAAGATCATCATCCCGGCGGTCGCCTCCCCCTTCGTCGCCGGCCTGGCCTCCTGGGGCGCCACCAAGCTGGCCTACGCGATCACCCGCAAGGGCGACTCCGCGGTCACCGACAAGGGCTTCAAGACCGGCCAGATCTTCTCCTCCTCGCTGATCTCGCTCGCGCACGGCACCAACGACGCCCAGAAGACGATGGGCATCATCACCCTGACCCTGGTCTCGGTCGGCGCCCTGCCGCACGGCGCGCTGCCCCCCACCTGGGTGATCGTCTCGGCGGGCGGCGCGATCGCGCTCGGCACCTACATGGGCGGCTGGCGGATCATCCGCTCGATGGGCAGGGGCCTGGCGGACATCAAGCCGCTGCAGGGCTTCGCCTCCGAGTCGGCCGTCTCGACCGTCATCCTGACCTCCTCGCACATGGGCTTCGGCCTCTCCACCACCCAGGTCTGCACCGGCGGCATCATGGGCGCCGGTCTCGGCGGCCCGAAGCCGGAGCTGCGCTGGAGCCTGGTCCGCCGCATGGTCTACACCTGGGGCCTGACCCTGCCGGCCGCCGGCCTGGTCTCCGGCGGTGCCGCGGTGCTGGCCCGGCAGGGCACCTGGGGCGTCGCCCTGGTGGGCGCCGCGCTGGTGGCCGGTTCGGCCGCGATGTGGATGCTCTCCCGTCGTGAGCGGGTCGGCGCGGACAACGTGAACGACGTCGCCGAGGTCACCCCGATCGAGGTCACCCCCGTCGAGGTCGCCACGGCCTCCCCGGCGAACGCCGCCCCCACCCCCGCCTCGACCACCGTCGCGGCCTGA
- a CDS encoding MDR family MFS transporter, translating into MTATTEASTGAAAAVDDRPMTHRQVMEALSGLLLGLFVAVLSSTVVSNALPHILTDLHGGQSAYTWVITAALLTLTASTPIWGKLSDLASKKLLLQIALLIYIATSALAGLSQNTGELIACRALQGIGAGGVVALGQICLAAMVPPRERGRYSGYFGAVFALATIGGPLIGGVIVDTSWLGWRWCFYVGIPFALAAILVVQRTLKLPVVKRPVKIDYLGALVITAAVSLLMIWITLAGTDYPWLSWQTAVMVGGGLLLAGLAVVVERRAAEPVMPPSLFKHRTVTLAAIASVLVGVGMYGATTFLSQYFQLAKDESPTMAGLMTLPMITGLALSSAVAGRLITKYGKWKAYLVSGTALLAIGFGLLGTARVDTDYGLLSLYMAITGIGLGLTSQNLVLAVQNTVPRHELGAASSVVTFFRTMGGAMGVSALGALMTDKVGRYLAENLAAAHIPAGHAAAGGGIPDLAKLPAPILPLVTDAFGHGVGTVFLWAAPFAALAFVTVLFIRETALRTTQQS; encoded by the coding sequence ATGACCGCGACCACCGAGGCCTCGACCGGCGCCGCAGCCGCCGTCGACGACCGACCGATGACCCACCGGCAGGTGATGGAGGCACTGTCCGGCCTGCTGCTCGGCCTGTTCGTGGCCGTGCTCTCCTCGACCGTCGTCTCCAACGCCCTGCCGCACATCCTCACCGACCTGCACGGCGGCCAGTCCGCCTACACCTGGGTGATCACCGCGGCCCTGCTCACGCTGACCGCCTCCACCCCGATCTGGGGCAAGCTCTCCGACCTGGCCAGCAAGAAGCTGCTGCTCCAGATCGCCCTGCTGATCTACATCGCGACCTCCGCGCTGGCCGGCCTCTCGCAGAACACCGGTGAGCTGATCGCCTGCCGCGCCCTGCAGGGCATCGGCGCCGGCGGTGTCGTCGCGCTCGGCCAGATCTGCCTGGCCGCGATGGTCCCGCCGCGCGAGCGCGGCCGCTACAGCGGCTACTTCGGCGCGGTCTTCGCCCTCGCCACCATCGGCGGCCCGCTGATCGGCGGCGTCATCGTGGACACCTCCTGGCTCGGCTGGCGCTGGTGCTTCTACGTCGGCATCCCGTTCGCGCTGGCCGCGATCCTGGTGGTGCAGCGCACCCTCAAGCTGCCGGTGGTCAAGCGCCCGGTGAAGATCGACTACCTGGGCGCGCTGGTCATCACCGCCGCCGTCAGCCTGCTGATGATCTGGATCACGCTGGCCGGCACCGACTACCCGTGGCTGTCCTGGCAGACCGCGGTGATGGTCGGCGGCGGCCTGCTGCTGGCCGGGCTGGCCGTGGTGGTCGAGCGCCGCGCCGCCGAGCCGGTCATGCCGCCGTCCCTGTTCAAGCACCGCACCGTCACCCTGGCCGCGATCGCCAGCGTGCTGGTCGGCGTCGGGATGTACGGCGCGACCACCTTCCTCAGCCAGTACTTCCAGCTGGCCAAGGACGAGTCCCCGACCATGGCCGGCCTGATGACCCTGCCGATGATCACCGGCCTGGCGCTCTCCTCCGCCGTGGCCGGCCGGCTGATCACCAAGTACGGCAAGTGGAAGGCCTACCTGGTCTCCGGCACCGCGCTGCTCGCGATCGGCTTCGGCCTGCTCGGCACCGCCCGGGTCGACACCGACTACGGGCTGCTCTCGCTCTACATGGCGATCACCGGCATCGGCCTCGGCCTGACCAGCCAGAACCTGGTGCTCGCGGTGCAGAACACGGTGCCCCGGCACGAGCTCGGCGCGGCCAGCTCCGTCGTCACCTTCTTCCGCACCATGGGCGGGGCGATGGGCGTCTCCGCCCTCGGCGCGCTGATGACCGACAAGGTCGGCCGCTACCTGGCCGAGAACCTGGCCGCGGCGCACATCCCGGCCGGGCACGCGGCGGCCGGCGGCGGCATCCCGGACCTGGCGAAGCTGCCCGCCCCGATCCTGCCGCTGGTGACCGACGCCTTCGGCCACGGCGTCGGCACCGTCTTCCTGTGGGCCGCGCCCTTCGCGGCGCTGGCCTTCGTCACCGTGCTGTTCATCCGGGAGACCGCGCTGCGGACCACCCAGCAGAGCTGA
- a CDS encoding ABC transporter permease, whose product MAAPGQGFVAELKGAVTPRAALLVIGVLLLQLGFITSYVGALHHPTPHKLSIAVVAPPQITPKLVQALESVPDEAVKPVTAPDAETAARQIKDQKIYAALVVNPTGTEDTLLTGGARGTSAAKAAEGITTALDKAQGRTVKVEDVVPLAKGDTNGLTAFYLVIGWCVGGYLVASILGISAGSKPANVHRLLIRLGVLALYSVGAGLGGTIIAGPVLDAMPGSIPALTAVGALVVFTVGAFTMALQCLFGIIGIGLAVLVFVVLGNPSAGGVYPAPMMPPFWRAIGSLIPNGAGTSATKSIAYFGSTNLGMPILVLVVWAVVGIAVAFLSVLRGPRPGGPAIGSGTPAEA is encoded by the coding sequence ATGGCCGCCCCGGGGCAGGGTTTCGTCGCTGAACTGAAGGGCGCGGTCACCCCGCGTGCGGCACTGCTCGTGATCGGCGTGCTGCTGCTGCAGCTCGGCTTCATCACCTCGTACGTCGGGGCGCTGCACCACCCGACCCCGCACAAGCTGTCCATCGCGGTGGTCGCCCCGCCGCAGATCACGCCCAAGCTGGTGCAGGCCCTGGAGTCGGTGCCGGACGAGGCGGTCAAGCCCGTCACCGCGCCGGACGCCGAGACGGCGGCCCGGCAGATCAAGGACCAGAAGATCTACGCCGCGCTGGTCGTGAACCCGACCGGCACCGAGGACACCCTGCTCACCGGCGGCGCCCGCGGCACCTCCGCCGCCAAGGCCGCCGAGGGCATCACCACCGCGCTGGACAAGGCCCAGGGCCGGACCGTCAAGGTCGAGGACGTCGTGCCGCTGGCCAAGGGCGACACCAACGGCCTCACCGCCTTCTACCTGGTCATCGGCTGGTGCGTCGGCGGCTACCTGGTCGCCTCGATCCTCGGCATCAGCGCCGGTTCCAAGCCCGCCAACGTCCACCGCCTGCTGATCCGCCTCGGTGTCCTGGCGCTGTACTCGGTCGGCGCCGGCCTCGGCGGCACGATCATCGCCGGCCCGGTGCTGGACGCGATGCCCGGCTCGATCCCGGCCCTGACCGCCGTCGGCGCCCTGGTGGTGTTCACGGTCGGCGCGTTCACCATGGCACTGCAGTGCCTGTTCGGCATCATCGGCATCGGCCTCGCGGTGCTGGTCTTCGTGGTGCTGGGCAACCCGAGCGCCGGCGGCGTCTACCCCGCCCCGATGATGCCGCCGTTCTGGCGGGCGATCGGCTCGCTGATCCCGAACGGCGCCGGCACCAGCGCCACCAAGTCGATCGCCTACTTCGGCTCCACCAACCTGGGCATGCCGATCCTGGTCCTGGTGGTCTGGGCGGTCGTCGGCATCGCCGTCGCCTTCCTGTCCGTCCTGCGCGGCCCGCGCCCCGGGGGCCCCGCGATCGGCTCCGGGACCCCCGCCGAGGCCTGA
- a CDS encoding ROK family transcriptional regulator: MSDMRAEPDGVRTGPASQQGMRRANLALVLGVIASGPRSRAEVAAETGLTRAAVSSLAEQLISAGLVVEEGPAAPSGKVGRPGTALGLNPLGPGGLGAEIGVRHLGVCVVDLRGEVRAWRRRESANRGRQPAAVLADLAQLVRAAVAESGLRPAGLTLAVPGLVGASGVLQRAANLGWQDIPLAAELRPALRLAGDRLAELPVEADNEANLGGLAERWLGGSPEDFLYVSAEAGVGAAVVVGGRLLRGARGYAGELGHVPVHPEGPRCACGAHGCLEQYAGEAAVLRAAGLAGVRGDWVTLLAERAGAGDEPARAALAGAGSALGIAAAGAVNLLDPARVVLGGGYARLAPWLLPAMRRELAARVTVRPWAEDRLTVSRLGRRGALLGAAVGVVRAIVADPGPLTGG, from the coding sequence ATGAGCGACATGCGCGCGGAGCCGGACGGCGTCCGGACCGGGCCCGCCAGCCAGCAGGGGATGCGCCGCGCCAACCTGGCCCTGGTGCTCGGCGTGATCGCGAGCGGCCCCCGCTCGCGCGCCGAGGTGGCCGCCGAGACCGGGCTGACCAGGGCCGCGGTCTCCTCGCTCGCCGAACAGCTGATCTCGGCCGGCCTGGTCGTCGAGGAGGGCCCCGCCGCCCCCAGCGGCAAGGTCGGCCGCCCCGGCACCGCGCTCGGACTCAACCCGCTCGGGCCCGGCGGCCTCGGCGCCGAGATCGGCGTCCGGCACCTCGGCGTCTGCGTGGTCGACCTGCGCGGCGAGGTCCGCGCCTGGCGGCGCCGGGAGAGCGCCAACCGCGGCCGCCAGCCCGCCGCCGTGCTGGCCGACCTCGCCCAGCTGGTGCGCGCGGCCGTCGCCGAGTCCGGCCTGCGCCCCGCCGGGCTCACCCTGGCGGTGCCCGGGCTGGTCGGCGCCAGCGGGGTGCTCCAGCGGGCCGCCAACCTCGGCTGGCAGGACATCCCGCTCGCCGCCGAACTGCGCCCCGCGCTGCGCCTCGCCGGGGACCGCCTGGCCGAGCTGCCGGTCGAGGCGGACAACGAGGCCAACCTCGGCGGACTGGCCGAACGGTGGCTGGGCGGCAGCCCGGAGGACTTCCTGTACGTCTCCGCCGAGGCCGGCGTCGGCGCGGCCGTGGTGGTCGGCGGCCGGCTGCTGCGCGGCGCGCGCGGCTACGCGGGCGAGCTCGGCCACGTCCCCGTCCACCCGGAGGGGCCGCGCTGCGCCTGCGGGGCGCACGGCTGCCTGGAGCAGTACGCGGGCGAGGCGGCGGTGCTGCGGGCGGCCGGGCTGGCGGGCGTGCGCGGCGACTGGGTGACACTGCTCGCCGAACGCGCCGGCGCCGGTGACGAGCCCGCCCGGGCGGCGCTGGCCGGAGCCGGCTCGGCGCTCGGCATCGCGGCCGCCGGGGCGGTCAACCTGCTGGACCCGGCCCGGGTGGTGCTGGGCGGCGGCTACGCCCGGCTGGCGCCCTGGCTGCTGCCGGCGATGCGGCGCGAGCTGGCCGCCCGGGTGACGGTGCGGCCGTGGGCGGAGGACCGGCTGACGGTCTCCCGGCTGGGCCGACGGGGGGCGCTGCTGGGCGCGGCGGTGGGCGTGGTGCGCGCCATCGTCGCCGACCCCGGTCCGCTCACGGGCGGCTGA
- a CDS encoding GtrA family protein — translation MPSPTQRVLARVPARLRPLLLRHRRLVKFLLVGSGCFVLTTVIDLELKFTVLAHKPVVALTVATVIATAVSYVLNRRWAFRTNGSRPEALLFFLVSAVAIGVNDIPLALSRYAFELRQPYVTAFQQEIADFLSGMVLGTFVAMLFRYWAMRRWVFTGPVATSPVARTQAGPEPGYAAPEMPRDVP, via the coding sequence ATGCCGTCCCCCACGCAGCGCGTCCTGGCCCGGGTGCCGGCGCGGCTGCGACCGCTCCTGCTCCGGCACCGCCGGCTGGTGAAGTTCCTGCTGGTCGGCAGCGGCTGCTTCGTGCTCACCACGGTGATCGACCTCGAGCTCAAGTTCACCGTGCTGGCGCACAAACCGGTGGTGGCGCTGACGGTGGCGACGGTGATCGCCACCGCCGTCTCCTACGTGCTCAACCGCCGCTGGGCCTTCCGGACGAACGGGAGCCGCCCCGAGGCCCTGCTGTTCTTCCTGGTCAGCGCGGTGGCGATCGGCGTCAACGACATCCCGCTGGCGCTCTCCCGGTACGCCTTCGAGCTGCGCCAGCCGTACGTCACCGCCTTCCAGCAGGAGATCGCGGACTTCCTCAGCGGGATGGTCCTCGGCACCTTCGTCGCCATGCTGTTCCGGTACTGGGCGATGCGGCGCTGGGTCTTCACCGGCCCGGTCGCGACCAGCCCCGTCGCCCGGACGCAGGCCGGGCCGGAACCCGGTTACGCTGCACCCGAGATGCCACGGGATGTCCCGTAA
- a CDS encoding helix-turn-helix domain-containing protein, with the protein MNVKPLTPDSSPQASFGAQLRAKREELGLTQDQVAERTGYSPGHISSVETGRKPPTLRFARQVDRMFGTGTKFANLFLDVRASSLLQGFAQYLAEEAKAVEIRCFEVGIIPGLLQTPEYAAELAAAALSRGAIAQAQADERLKILASRQRLFTRTPPPQLFAILDESCIRRPIGTPATMDAQLEHLMSVAALPNVTLQVAPYSMGAVRSLDLPVYLLGLRDHSITAYSESAQQGSYERDPEAVRPLLTAYHHLQVEALPQAASTALISKVREEIQ; encoded by the coding sequence TTGAACGTCAAGCCGCTCACGCCGGACAGCTCGCCGCAAGCTTCCTTCGGCGCCCAACTGCGCGCCAAGCGGGAGGAGTTAGGACTGACGCAGGATCAGGTAGCCGAGCGTACGGGCTACTCGCCGGGGCACATCTCGTCCGTGGAAACCGGCCGAAAGCCGCCAACCTTGCGGTTTGCCAGGCAAGTTGATCGCATGTTCGGGACGGGGACCAAGTTCGCAAACCTGTTCCTGGACGTGCGGGCGAGCTCCCTGTTGCAGGGCTTCGCCCAGTACTTGGCGGAGGAAGCGAAGGCAGTTGAGATCAGGTGCTTTGAAGTCGGCATCATCCCCGGCTTGCTACAGACTCCGGAGTACGCGGCGGAACTTGCTGCTGCCGCGCTGAGTCGAGGCGCGATTGCCCAGGCGCAGGCTGACGAACGCTTGAAGATCCTGGCAAGCCGTCAGCGGCTGTTCACCCGCACCCCACCGCCCCAGCTGTTCGCGATCTTGGATGAGAGCTGCATCCGGCGCCCCATTGGCACCCCCGCCACGATGGATGCGCAGCTTGAACATCTGATGTCCGTCGCGGCGCTCCCCAACGTAACGCTTCAGGTTGCGCCGTACTCCATGGGCGCCGTCCGCAGTCTCGATTTGCCGGTATACCTACTGGGGCTACGAGATCACTCGATTACGGCCTACTCGGAGTCTGCCCAGCAAGGTTCGTATGAGCGTGATCCCGAAGCGGTGCGGCCCCTGCTCACGGCCTACCATCATCTACAGGTAGAGGCGCTACCGCAGGCCGCATCCACGGCGTTGATCAGCAAGGTACGAGAGGAAATCCAGTGA